One genomic segment of Thermococcus sp. includes these proteins:
- a CDS encoding ATP-dependent helicase, with protein MSGERIRYAEREYTDDEIFGILSEPVREWFKRKFGTFTPPQRYAVIEIHRGENVLISSPTGSGKTLSAFLAAINELILLGKAGKLEDKIYVLYVSPLRALNNDIKRNLEGPLAEIKEVAKELGYEIPDIRVGIRTSDTSSYEKSKMVKRPPHILITTPESLAIALNAPKFRERLKTVKYLIIDEVHALAENKRGTHLALSVERLASWSENEFVRIGLSATIHPLEEVAKFVFGFDDDGKPRPGLIVDASFAKQTKIWVESVVDDLVYTDAGTLSNALYRRLAELIREHRTTLIFTNTRSGAERVAFNLKKRYPEFEGLIEAHHSSLSRDVRLDVEEKLKRGELKAVVTSTSLELGIDIGTIDLVILIGSPKSVNRALQRIGRAGHRLHDVSKGVILALDRDDLVEVTVLAHNARNRRLDRIRIPKNPLDVLVQHLLGMALNQVWNVEDAYRLVRRAYPYRDLPFEDFMSVLRYLAGEYAGLEERKVYAKIWLEDGKFGRRGKMTRAIYYMNTGTIPDEAKIRVYTMDKQMIGTVEEEFAERLMPGDIFVLAGRTYEFVKSRGNKIYVIPREGAKPTIPAWFSEMLPLSFDLALDVQRFRKEVAGLVGNRRAKSLLMRKYGIDERTAKAILAYFREQAKYSTVPDDETLLVEEVLGDKRNRYFFHTLIGRRANDALSRAFAYMVSQWKNCNVGVAINDNGFALLLPPEKRLSKDEIMALFEIKDLREVLRRALDNTELLKRRFRHVANRGLLILRRYIGRSKRLGRQQVMAVALLKVLKENHPDFPLLKEVYREIMEDKMDVEAAELFLEWIREGRIRVVVEHNKLPSPFAFNLEVIGSSDVVLMEDRREMIKQLHRKIMAMIEASG; from the coding sequence ATGAGCGGGGAAAGGATACGCTACGCCGAGAGGGAATACACGGACGATGAGATATTTGGGATACTCAGCGAGCCGGTTAGGGAGTGGTTTAAGCGGAAGTTTGGAACCTTCACCCCTCCCCAGCGCTACGCGGTGATTGAGATTCACAGGGGCGAAAACGTGCTCATCTCCTCACCAACCGGCTCTGGAAAGACCCTTTCAGCATTTCTTGCCGCCATAAACGAGCTCATTCTCCTCGGCAAGGCCGGAAAGCTTGAGGATAAAATCTACGTGCTCTACGTCTCCCCGCTGAGGGCACTCAACAACGACATCAAGAGGAACCTTGAGGGCCCCCTGGCCGAGATAAAGGAGGTCGCAAAGGAGCTCGGCTATGAGATTCCGGACATAAGGGTTGGCATAAGAACGAGCGACACATCGAGCTACGAGAAAAGCAAGATGGTGAAGAGGCCGCCGCACATACTCATCACCACCCCGGAGAGCCTCGCCATAGCCCTGAACGCCCCCAAGTTCCGCGAGAGGCTCAAGACGGTTAAATACCTCATCATAGACGAGGTTCATGCACTGGCTGAGAACAAGAGGGGAACCCACCTCGCGCTCAGCGTCGAGAGGCTCGCCAGCTGGTCGGAGAACGAGTTCGTGAGGATAGGACTGAGCGCGACGATACATCCCCTCGAAGAGGTCGCAAAGTTCGTCTTCGGTTTTGACGACGATGGGAAGCCGAGGCCGGGCCTGATAGTTGACGCCAGCTTTGCCAAGCAGACGAAGATATGGGTCGAGAGCGTGGTTGACGACCTCGTTTACACGGACGCCGGGACGCTCAGCAACGCCCTGTACCGCCGTCTGGCGGAGCTCATCAGGGAGCACAGGACGACGCTCATCTTCACCAACACGAGGAGCGGTGCGGAGAGGGTCGCCTTCAACCTGAAAAAGCGCTATCCGGAGTTCGAGGGTCTTATAGAGGCGCACCATTCCTCGCTGTCGAGGGACGTTAGACTGGACGTTGAGGAGAAGCTCAAGAGGGGCGAGCTTAAAGCGGTCGTCACTTCGACAAGCCTTGAGCTTGGAATTGACATCGGTACAATAGACCTTGTCATCCTAATCGGTTCTCCAAAGAGTGTCAACCGCGCTTTGCAGAGGATAGGGAGAGCGGGACACAGACTCCACGATGTCAGCAAGGGGGTTATTCTGGCCCTTGACAGGGACGATTTGGTCGAGGTAACGGTCCTCGCCCACAACGCCCGCAACAGGAGGCTCGACCGGATAAGGATACCCAAGAACCCCCTGGACGTTCTCGTCCAGCACCTCCTGGGGATGGCGCTCAATCAGGTGTGGAATGTTGAAGACGCGTACAGGCTTGTGAGGCGCGCCTATCCGTACAGGGACCTGCCCTTTGAAGACTTCATGAGCGTGCTGAGGTATCTCGCCGGGGAGTACGCCGGCCTGGAGGAGAGGAAGGTCTACGCCAAGATATGGCTGGAGGACGGAAAGTTTGGAAGGCGCGGCAAGATGACGAGGGCTATCTACTATATGAACACCGGCACGATACCAGACGAGGCAAAGATCAGGGTCTATACCATGGACAAGCAGATGATCGGGACGGTTGAGGAAGAGTTTGCCGAGAGGCTGATGCCCGGCGACATTTTCGTCCTGGCTGGGAGAACCTATGAGTTCGTCAAGAGCAGGGGCAACAAAATTTACGTGATTCCCCGCGAGGGGGCAAAGCCTACCATCCCCGCCTGGTTCTCCGAGATGCTCCCGCTCAGCTTCGACCTGGCCCTTGACGTGCAGCGCTTTAGAAAGGAGGTTGCCGGCCTGGTGGGCAACCGCCGCGCCAAGAGCCTGCTCATGAGGAAGTACGGGATAGACGAGAGGACCGCGAAGGCGATTTTGGCCTACTTCCGCGAGCAGGCGAAGTACTCAACCGTTCCGGACGATGAGACCCTCCTCGTCGAGGAAGTCCTCGGGGATAAGAGGAACCGCTACTTTTTCCACACCCTCATCGGGAGGCGCGCAAACGACGCCCTGAGCAGGGCCTTTGCGTACATGGTGAGCCAGTGGAAGAACTGCAACGTCGGCGTCGCCATAAACGACAACGGCTTCGCCCTGCTCCTCCCGCCGGAGAAGAGGCTGAGCAAGGATGAAATAATGGCGCTGTTTGAAATCAAAGACCTTCGAGAGGTTCTCAGGAGGGCCCTGGACAACACGGAACTCCTCAAGAGACGCTTCAGGCACGTCGCCAACCGGGGGCTCTTAATCCTGCGGAGGTACATCGGAAGGAGCAAGCGCCTCGGCAGACAGCAGGTCATGGCCGTTGCACTCCTCAAGGTGCTCAAGGAGAACCACCCGGACTTCCCGCTTCTCAAGGAGGTCTACCGCGAGATAATGGAGGACAAGATGGACGTTGAGGCTGCCGAACTCTTCCTCGAATGGATCAGGGAGGGCAGGATAAGGGTGGTGGTCGAGCACAACAAACTCCCGAGCCCCTTCGCCTTCAACCTTGAGGTGATAGGCTCAAGCGATGTGGTCCTTATGGAGGACAGAAGGGAGATGATAAAACAGCTGCACAGAAAGATAATGGCGATGATAGAGGCGTCAGGGTAG